TTTGATGGCCCGTCATTGGGATCAACTTTTAAAGCTTTTTCAAAAAAATCTATAGCTTCATCCCATTTACGCTTTTTATATGCATCTAATCCTGCATTGTATAACCGTAAAACCTCTTCTTTTTCTTTTGTTATCATAATTTAGCCTCGCTGATAATATTTTCAGTATGCCTCCAATCTACAAATAATACAATAATTAATATCTCCTGTCAATAAAGAATAATGCCAGCTCAGTCATAACATTCTTAAATTGGCTATCAGGAAATAC
The Spirochaetota bacterium genome window above contains:
- a CDS encoding tetratricopeptide repeat protein, which codes for MITKEKEEVLRLYNAGLDAYKKRKWDEAIDFFEKALKVDPNDGPSKLYLDRCKQYKLTPPPDDWDGVFTMTTK